One genomic window of Candidatus Nitrospira inopinata includes the following:
- a CDS encoding enoyl-CoA hydratase-related protein, protein MEQRQTVLIDSLERGYGLMVVTLNRPERRNAFDRLMIDELREVFVEIGKDRSVRGVILTGAGPVFCAGADLHWMGSESVTMAEARTDAESLLMLLRAIDDCPCPVIGKIQGPAFGGGIGLIAACDIVVARADATFALSEVRVGLVPAVIAPLLLRKTGLSFLRRYGLTGEPFSASIAKEAGLVHEVVEPSSLDARVDHVAELVGRSAPDAVREAKVLFRKLGTLSEDEQGKLAVETNVRARLSPEAREGLRAFREKREPVWPGAIIE, encoded by the coding sequence ATGGAGCAACGGCAAACGGTTCTCATCGATTCCCTTGAGAGGGGCTACGGTCTTATGGTGGTCACGCTCAATCGGCCGGAACGTCGCAATGCGTTTGACCGTCTGATGATTGATGAGCTGCGTGAGGTGTTCGTCGAAATCGGGAAGGATCGTTCTGTGCGGGGCGTCATCCTCACCGGAGCCGGACCCGTCTTCTGCGCCGGGGCCGATCTCCACTGGATGGGGTCGGAATCCGTGACGATGGCGGAGGCGAGGACGGACGCGGAGTCGTTGCTTATGCTGTTGCGGGCCATCGACGACTGTCCCTGTCCCGTGATCGGAAAGATTCAAGGACCGGCCTTTGGCGGAGGCATCGGTTTGATTGCCGCCTGCGACATCGTGGTCGCGCGGGCCGATGCGACGTTTGCGTTGAGCGAAGTCCGCGTGGGGTTGGTGCCGGCGGTGATCGCGCCGTTGCTGTTGCGCAAGACCGGCCTCTCGTTCCTGCGTCGCTACGGGCTGACCGGCGAGCCCTTTTCAGCCTCCATCGCCAAGGAAGCAGGACTCGTCCACGAAGTGGTAGAGCCGTCGTCTCTTGACGCTCGCGTCGATCACGTGGCCGAGCTGGTCGGCCGTTCTGCGCCGGACGCCGTGCGGGAGGCCAAGGTTCTGTTTCGGAAGTTGGGTACGCTCTCGGAGGATGAACAGGGGAAACTGGCCGTGGAGACCAATGTGCGGGCTCGCCTGTCGCCGGAGGCGCGGGAAGGGCTCCGTGCCTTTCGCGAGAAGCGAGAGCCGGTTTGGCCCGGAGCGATCATCGAGTAA
- a CDS encoding carboxyl transferase domain-containing protein, translating into MRVLATSVVPTSDAYRSNRLHYEGLVADLRKRLAVARAGGSPEAVALHKTRGKMTVRERLAALLDPDAPWLELSPLAASGLYEDQVPSAGLVTGVGVVSGRPCVIVANDATVKGGTYFPLTIKKHLRAQEIALANRLPCIYLVDSGGVFLPMQAEVFADRDHFGRIFYHQARMSALGIPQIAVVMGLCTAGGAYVPAMCDENIIVKGTGAIYLAGPPLVKAATGEEVTVEDLGGADLHTRRSGVSDHLANDDREAIELCRSIMDTLPRRPSPRKQEVEEPLYQAEDLYGLIPSNPRQTFDVREVIARLVDGSRFHEFKARYGSTLVCGFARWMGHLVGIIGNNGVLLSEAALKGAHFVQLCDQRRVPIVFLQNITGFMVGKDYEARGIIKDGAKMVQAVATAGVPMITVIIGASHGAGNYAMCGRAYGPRWLFLWPNARISVMGPQQAAQVLVTIKQQQLAREGAALSQEEARAIYDSTVAQYEKEGDPFFSTARLWDDGIIDPVETRKILGFCLDIAMTAPAKRARPPVFRM; encoded by the coding sequence ATGAGGGTGCTGGCCACGTCGGTGGTTCCCACGTCCGATGCCTATCGGTCGAATCGACTCCATTACGAAGGACTGGTGGCCGACCTCCGCAAGCGGCTGGCCGTGGCTCGGGCAGGCGGGTCGCCGGAGGCGGTGGCGCTTCACAAAACACGTGGCAAGATGACCGTCCGCGAGCGGCTCGCCGCCCTGCTCGATCCTGACGCGCCCTGGTTGGAACTGAGTCCCCTTGCCGCCTCCGGCCTGTACGAGGATCAGGTTCCCTCGGCGGGGCTCGTGACCGGCGTCGGTGTCGTGTCCGGGAGGCCCTGCGTGATCGTGGCCAACGACGCCACTGTCAAGGGCGGCACGTATTTCCCCTTGACGATCAAGAAACATCTGCGGGCCCAGGAGATCGCCCTGGCCAACCGATTGCCCTGCATCTATCTAGTGGATTCCGGTGGCGTGTTTCTCCCGATGCAGGCGGAGGTCTTTGCCGACCGGGACCATTTTGGACGGATCTTCTATCACCAGGCCCGCATGTCCGCGCTGGGGATTCCGCAAATCGCCGTGGTGATGGGGCTGTGCACGGCGGGCGGGGCCTATGTGCCGGCCATGTGCGATGAAAACATCATCGTCAAGGGAACCGGCGCGATTTATTTGGCGGGCCCGCCGTTGGTGAAGGCGGCGACCGGCGAGGAGGTCACGGTGGAAGACCTGGGCGGCGCCGATCTCCACACAAGACGGTCCGGCGTCAGCGACCATCTGGCGAATGACGACCGGGAGGCGATCGAGCTCTGCCGCTCGATCATGGACACGCTGCCGCGGAGACCAAGTCCGCGAAAGCAGGAGGTCGAAGAGCCGCTCTACCAAGCCGAGGACCTGTACGGCCTGATTCCGAGCAATCCGAGGCAGACCTTCGATGTCCGCGAAGTGATCGCCCGGTTGGTGGACGGAAGCCGCTTTCACGAATTCAAGGCTCGATACGGCTCCACATTGGTCTGCGGCTTCGCTCGATGGATGGGCCATCTGGTCGGGATCATCGGCAACAACGGTGTGCTCCTCTCAGAGGCGGCCTTGAAGGGCGCGCACTTCGTGCAGCTCTGCGACCAGCGGCGTGTGCCGATCGTGTTCTTGCAAAACATCACGGGCTTCATGGTCGGCAAGGACTATGAGGCGAGGGGGATCATCAAGGACGGTGCCAAGATGGTGCAGGCCGTCGCGACCGCCGGGGTGCCGATGATCACCGTCATCATCGGCGCGTCCCACGGAGCCGGCAACTACGCGATGTGTGGCAGGGCCTATGGGCCCAGGTGGTTGTTCCTCTGGCCCAACGCGCGCATCTCGGTCATGGGGCCGCAGCAGGCGGCGCAGGTGCTCGTGACCATCAAACAGCAGCAACTGGCCAGGGAGGGGGCGGCGTTGTCTCAAGAAGAAGCACGTGCGATCTACGACTCGACGGTAGCTCAGTACGAGAAAGAGGGAGATCCGTTCTTCAGCACGGCGCGGTTGTGGGACGACGGCATCATCGATCCGGTCGAGACGAGAAAGATCCTTGGATTCTGTCTGGACATCGCGATGACGGCGCCGGCGAAGAGAGCTCGTCCGCCGGTCTTTCGCATGTGA
- a CDS encoding cobalamin B12-binding domain-containing protein encodes MTVATVPLRILIGKVGLDGHDRGVKLIARALRDAGMEVIYTGLHQSPEQIVNTAIQEDVDAIGLSVLSGAHNTLFRRVLELLSEQGAENIVVFGGGIIPNEDVPALKEAGVKALFGPGTSLEDIVRFVKELPTSR; translated from the coding sequence ATGACGGTGGCGACGGTTCCCCTGCGGATCTTGATCGGTAAGGTCGGGCTCGACGGCCATGACCGGGGCGTGAAATTGATCGCGCGCGCGTTGCGCGACGCCGGCATGGAGGTCATCTACACCGGTCTCCATCAGTCGCCGGAACAGATCGTCAACACCGCGATTCAAGAAGACGTCGATGCGATCGGGTTGAGCGTCCTCTCCGGCGCACACAACACGTTGTTTCGGCGCGTGTTGGAACTGTTGAGCGAACAGGGAGCCGAGAACATTGTGGTTTTTGGCGGCGGGATCATCCCGAATGAGGACGTGCCTGCGTTGAAAGAAGCGGGTGTCAAGGCCCTGTTCGGGCCTGGGACGTCGCTGGAAGACATCGTGCGCTTCGTCAAGGAACTCCCCACGTCGAGGTGA
- a CDS encoding MBL fold metallo-hydrolase, with protein sequence MKLGSFELYPISDGRFRLDGGAMFGVVPKVLWGKCCAADELNRIDLSLTCLLIRAKGTNILVDTGIGSKEDGKFHRMFGLDRRPTLLDSLKQVGLEPDDIHLVINTHLHFDHAGGNTTRREDGIVAPTFRKATYVIQRSEYEDAIHANERTKASYRKDNVVPVALANQWEFLYGDTELLPGVSAVITAGHTRAHQGVKITSEGRTAFFLGDLIPTVSHLPLPYIMGYDLYPLQTLETKRWVLDLAFDEQWLLFFEHDPVIQAGYVKKDQEGKYYLQEART encoded by the coding sequence ATGAAGCTCGGCTCATTTGAACTCTATCCGATTTCGGATGGCCGGTTCCGGCTCGACGGCGGCGCGATGTTCGGTGTCGTCCCCAAGGTGCTGTGGGGAAAATGTTGCGCCGCCGATGAGCTGAACCGGATCGACCTGAGTCTTACCTGTTTGCTGATCCGAGCAAAGGGGACCAACATTCTGGTGGATACGGGGATCGGCTCCAAGGAGGACGGCAAGTTCCATCGGATGTTCGGCCTGGATCGGCGGCCGACCTTGCTGGATTCGTTGAAACAGGTGGGTCTCGAGCCGGACGACATTCATCTGGTGATCAACACCCATCTCCACTTCGACCATGCGGGCGGGAATACGACCAGGCGGGAAGACGGGATCGTGGCCCCGACGTTTCGCAAGGCGACCTATGTCATCCAGCGCAGCGAATATGAGGACGCGATCCATGCCAACGAACGGACCAAGGCCAGTTACAGGAAAGACAATGTCGTGCCCGTCGCCCTAGCCAATCAATGGGAGTTTTTGTACGGCGACACGGAACTGCTCCCCGGCGTCAGCGCCGTCATCACCGCCGGCCACACCCGCGCCCATCAAGGGGTGAAGATCACGTCGGAAGGCCGCACGGCGTTCTTCCTCGGCGATTTGATCCCCACCGTGTCGCACCTGCCGCTCCCCTACATCATGGGGTACGACCTCTATCCGCTCCAGACGTTGGAAACGAAACGGTGGGTGCTGGACCTGGCTTTTGACGAACAGTGGCTCCTGTTCTTCGAACATGATCCCGTCATCCAGGCCGGCTACGTCAAGAAGGATCAGGAGGGCAAGTACTATCTCCAGGAGGCTCGGACATGA
- a CDS encoding acyl-CoA mutase large subunit family protein encodes MKERKPRFTSLSGIEIHRLYGPDDLKDWTPERELGVPGEFPYTRGIYPTMYRGRLWTMRQFAGFGSAEDTNRRFHYLLEHGQNGLSVAFDMPTLMGLDADDPLARGEVGRCGVSISSLSDMERLFEGIPLDHVTTSMTINGPATVIFAMYLAVAEKRGIPFDRLGGTLQNDILKEYIAQKEWLFPPEPSLRLVTDVVAYCAQSVPRWHPISISGYHIREAGATAVQELAFTLYDGLTYVEAAVKAGLAVDQFALRLSFFFNVHNDFFEEIAKFRAARRLWAREMARRYQPKDPRSLQLRCHAQTAGCSLTAQQPLNNVVRTTVQALAAVLGGTQSLHTNSMDETLALPTEEAVRLALRTQQIIAEESEVTNTVDPLGGSYYVEALTNRLEEEAQAYFRKLDEMGGMVAAIERGFPQREILEASHRYQREIEGKERTIVGVNRYVEQEERPIPILKIDPEVEQRQVARLSELRKSRDPFKMAGAVAALQEAVACGENVMPPLIEAVKAQATLGEICAALKEVLGTYREPVVL; translated from the coding sequence ATGAAGGAACGAAAACCTCGATTCACCTCTCTGTCGGGGATCGAGATCCATCGGCTGTACGGACCTGACGATCTCAAGGATTGGACGCCGGAGCGGGAGTTGGGTGTGCCGGGAGAGTTTCCCTACACGCGCGGCATCTATCCCACCATGTATCGAGGCCGGCTCTGGACCATGCGCCAGTTCGCCGGCTTTGGCTCCGCCGAGGACACCAACCGCCGGTTTCATTATCTGCTGGAGCACGGACAGAACGGGCTGAGCGTCGCGTTTGACATGCCCACGTTGATGGGTCTGGATGCGGACGATCCGCTCGCGCGCGGCGAAGTGGGCCGCTGTGGCGTCTCGATCTCGTCGCTCTCCGACATGGAGCGGCTCTTCGAGGGGATTCCGCTCGATCACGTGACGACCTCGATGACGATCAACGGGCCGGCGACCGTGATCTTCGCCATGTACTTGGCGGTCGCGGAGAAACGGGGCATTCCCTTCGATCGCCTGGGTGGCACGCTGCAAAACGACATCCTGAAAGAGTACATCGCTCAAAAAGAATGGCTGTTCCCGCCGGAGCCGTCCCTGCGCCTCGTGACCGACGTCGTCGCCTATTGCGCCCAATCGGTGCCCAGGTGGCATCCGATCAGCATCAGCGGCTACCACATTCGCGAGGCCGGCGCAACGGCGGTGCAGGAACTGGCATTCACCCTGTATGACGGCTTGACCTACGTGGAGGCGGCCGTGAAGGCCGGACTCGCGGTGGACCAGTTCGCGCTGCGGCTCTCGTTCTTTTTCAACGTCCACAATGATTTCTTCGAAGAGATTGCAAAGTTCCGGGCGGCCAGGCGATTGTGGGCGCGCGAGATGGCGCGGCGCTACCAGCCGAAAGACCCCCGTTCCCTACAGTTGCGTTGCCATGCTCAAACGGCCGGCTGTTCGTTAACGGCACAACAGCCTCTGAACAATGTGGTCCGCACCACGGTCCAGGCGTTGGCAGCGGTGCTGGGTGGCACGCAATCGCTCCACACCAATTCGATGGATGAGACCCTGGCCTTGCCCACCGAGGAGGCGGTGCGGCTTGCATTGCGGACGCAACAGATCATTGCCGAGGAGAGCGAGGTGACGAACACGGTCGATCCCTTGGGAGGTTCGTACTATGTCGAAGCTTTGACCAACCGGCTCGAAGAGGAAGCGCAAGCCTACTTTCGCAAGCTGGATGAAATGGGTGGCATGGTGGCAGCGATCGAACGGGGATTCCCGCAACGGGAGATTCTGGAGGCCTCTCACCGGTATCAGCGCGAGATCGAGGGGAAGGAACGGACGATCGTCGGTGTCAACCGGTACGTGGAGCAGGAAGAACGGCCGATCCCCATTTTGAAGATCGATCCCGAAGTGGAGCAAAGACAGGTCGCTCGATTGTCGGAGCTGCGCAAGAGCCGCGATCCCTTCAAGATGGCCGGGGCGGTGGCAGCCTTGCAGGAGGCGGTGGCCTGCGGGGAGAACGTCATGCCGCCGCTGATCGAAGCGGTGAAGGCCCAGGCGACCTTGGGAGAGATTTGCGCGGCCCTGAAGGAAGTGTTGGGCACCTATCGGGAACCGGTGGTGCTGTAA
- a CDS encoding 3-hydroxyacyl-CoA dehydrogenase family protein translates to MTSDMITRIGIVGAGQMGRGIAQVCAMAGYHVELIDVMESQLKGAIAKIRVGLERAVERGALAAGRVEEVLALIHPSTTLDRLDEVHLVIEAIPENQEQKQTLFAELGRICRPDTVLASNTSSIPITKLGAVSGRADRVVGLHFMNPAPVMNLVEVVRGLSTSDETVALALDVAKHLGKTPVVANDVPGFIVNRVLMPMINEAIFALEQGVASAEAIDRAMTAGANHPVGPLALADRIGLDTVLAICEVLHRELGDPKFRPCPLLRRYVEAGWLGRKTGRGFYLYDEAGERSTVAM, encoded by the coding sequence ATGACCAGCGACATGATCACGCGAATCGGTATCGTCGGGGCAGGCCAGATGGGCCGAGGGATCGCCCAGGTCTGTGCGATGGCCGGCTATCACGTGGAACTGATCGACGTGATGGAGTCTCAATTGAAAGGAGCCATCGCCAAGATTCGAGTGGGACTAGAACGGGCTGTGGAACGAGGCGCGCTGGCGGCTGGTCGAGTGGAAGAGGTCCTGGCCCTCATTCACCCATCGACCACCCTCGACCGATTGGATGAAGTCCACCTGGTCATCGAGGCGATTCCAGAGAATCAGGAACAAAAGCAAACACTGTTTGCCGAGCTGGGGCGGATCTGCCGACCCGACACCGTGCTTGCGAGCAACACCTCGTCGATCCCGATCACGAAACTGGGGGCCGTGTCCGGTCGAGCCGATCGAGTCGTCGGGCTGCACTTCATGAATCCGGCGCCGGTGATGAACTTGGTGGAGGTCGTGCGAGGGCTCAGCACGTCCGACGAGACCGTGGCGCTGGCGCTGGATGTGGCGAAACACCTCGGCAAGACGCCGGTTGTGGCGAATGACGTGCCGGGTTTCATCGTGAATCGGGTGCTGATGCCGATGATCAATGAAGCGATCTTTGCGCTGGAGCAGGGAGTGGCTTCGGCGGAGGCGATCGATCGCGCGATGACGGCGGGAGCGAACCATCCGGTGGGGCCGCTCGCTCTGGCTGACCGGATCGGCTTGGATACGGTGTTGGCGATCTGCGAGGTGTTGCATCGAGAACTGGGCGATCCGAAATTTCGTCCCTGCCCTCTCCTTCGTCGCTACGTCGAAGCGGGGTGGCTCGGGCGGAAGACCGGTCGCGGGTTTTATCTCTATGACGAGGCCGGGGAACGATCAACGGTAGCCATGTGA